GACACCCGACCCGACCATGACCCGCATCGGCGAGGCGGTGCAGGTCGGCCGATCAGGGCAGAAGGCTCTCGCCCGTGACGCCCTCACCGCGCTGTGGGACGAGGTCGGCCCCACCGGCGACGCCTTCCACCGCTGCACCCTCGCCCACTACCTTGCCGATCTCCAGGACACCACCGAAGCGGAGCTGAGCTGGGATGAGCGCGCCCTGGCCGCCGTGTCCGACCTGACCGACGAGCGCGCCCAGCGTTACCTGTCCTCGCTCCAGGTCCAGGCGTTCCTGCCGTCGCTGTACCTGAACCTGGCCGACTGCCACAGGCGTCTGGGCAACCCCGCCCAGGCCCGGGAGCACCTGGCCCGGGCCAGCGAACACCTGGTGCACCTGTCCGACGACCCGTACGGCGAGGCCATCCGCGCCGCCATCCGCGAGTTCGCCGCGGACGACCCGACCGACGCTCGGCGGTAGCGGTCGGCGGGGCCGAAACGCCGGGTTTGGCCGAGCCGGCGCGAGCCCGGCGTCCCGCTGGTCAGCGCAGCATCGCCCGGGTCATTCGACGAGTGGCGACGTACATCGCGACCGAGCCGAACGCGACGAGGTAGACCACCGGGATCAGCAGGTCCCGGACGACGGCCCGCGGCAGGCTGAAGTATCGCCGGTAGATGTGGCGATTTCGGAGCCAGCGTCGGGCGCCCCTCTCTCGCCAGTCCACGTGCCAGCCCGAGACCTTCCGATGTCAGTCGACGGCAATCTGTAGGTTGTCTTCTTGACGGACGGCTGACGTGTAGCTAAGTTTCAGCCACCCGGACTGAGAGGCGTCTATGCAGACCCGACTCGTTACCGCGACCGCCTGGGTGACCACATTGGCGGCCACCCTCGCCCCCGTCCCCGCTCACGCCACCACCCCGGCACACCCGCCCACCGGCGAGCACGGCTGGGTCACGTCGACGCTGCGGCACATGAGCCTGGAGCAGAAGGTCGGCCAACTCTTCTCCACCTACGTCTACGGCGGCGACGCCACCGAACCCACGGCCGCCGACCGGGCCGCGAACCTCGCCGCGTTCGGTGTGGAGACGCCGGCCGAGGTGATCCAGCGGTACCACCTCGGCGGCGTCTGCTACTTCTCCTGGTCGCACAACCTGGACAGTCCCCGGCAGATCGCGACGCTCTCCAATGGACTCCAGCGGGCCGCCCTCGGCGACGGCGCGAAGGGCCGGGTGCCCCTGCTCATCTCCACCGACCAGGAGCAGGGCACCGTACTGCGGATGCCCTCCCCCGCCGCCCAGTTCCCGGGGGCGATGGCGCTGGGGGCCGCGCGGTCGACCCGGGACGCCCGGACGGCGGCGGACATCACCGGGCGAGAGCTGCGCGCCGTCGGCATCCGGCAGCCGTACGCGCCGATCGCCGACGTCAACGTCAACGCGGGCAACCCGGTGATCGGCGTCCGGTCCTTCGGCGCCGACCCCCGCCTGGTGGCCGACCTCACCGCCGCCCAGGTCACCGGCTTCCAGGACGACGCCCGGCTGACCGCTGTGGCGAAGCACTTCCCCGGGCACGGCGACACGGCCACCGACAGTCACACCGGCCTCCCGGTGATCAACCACAGCCGCGCCGAGTGGGACCGCATCGACGCGCCACCGTTCCGGCGGGCGATCAGCGCCGGCGTTGAATCGATCATGACCGCGCACATCGTGGTTCCCGCGCTCGACCCCTCCGGAGACCCCGCGACGTTGTCGCCGACGATCCTCACCGGCGTGCTGCGCGGTGAGCTGGGCTTCCGGGGCGTCATCGTCACCGACGCGCTCAACATGGCCGGCGTGCGGGCGAAGTACGGCGACGAGCGGGTGCCCGTACTGGCGCTCAAGGCCGGCGCCGACCAGCTCCTGATGCCACCGGACCTCGCGCTGGCCCGGGACGCGGTGCTGCGCGCCGTCGCCACCGGCGAGCTCACCGAGCGGCGGATCGACGAGTCGGTCCGGCGCATCCTCGGCATGAAGTACCGCCAGGGACTGGCCCACTCGCCGCTGGTCGACGTCGAGCGGGCGGTACGGACGGTCGGCGCGCCGGAGCACCTCGCCGCCGTCGCCCGGGTCACCGACCCGACGCTCACCGCCGTCCGCAACGACGCCGGCGTGCTGCCGCTGCCCCGCGCCGACCGGTCGGTCCTGGTCACCGGCTGGGACAGCGCCGCCTTCACCCCGGTCGCGACGGTCGCGGCCGGGTTCACCACCCGCGGCGCCCGGGCCACCGCCCGGCCGGCGACGCTGCCCTCCGACGCGGTGATCGCCGCGACGGCCACCCAGGCCGCCGAGCACGACCTCACCGTCGTGCTGGTGAACAAGGCGTGGGACACGACCGTGACCGACCCGCGCGCCACCCAGCAGCGCCTCGTCGCGGCGCTGCTCGCGACCGGGAAGCCCGTGGTCGTCGTGGCGGTCCGCGATCCCTACGACATCGCGTACCTGCCGGGCGTGACCACCTACCTGGCGACCTACTCGTACACCCGGGCGGCGATGGACGCCCTCGTCCGCGCGCTGCACGGCGAGCTGTCCCCGAGCGGACGGCTGCCCGTCACGATCCCCACGGCCGAGGGAACGGGCTCCGTGCTCTACCCCTACGGCCACGGCCTGAGCTGGTAGGAGACAACCAATGCAGCGGAGGAATTTCCTGGTCGGTACGGGCGCACTGGGCGCGGGAGCGCTCGGCGTCGGCGCGGCCGTGACGCCCGCAGTCGCCAGCCCCCGTGGCCGGCGGGTCCGCACCGGTCTGGACGAGCTGGTGTCCTCCGGGTTCGCCGAGCTCGCCGGCCAGCGGGTGGGGGTCGTCTCCAACCCGACCGGCGTCGACGCCGCCTACCGGCACCTCGTCGACCTGATGCACGGCTCCGGTCGGGTGCAGTTGGTCGCGGCGTTCGGCCCCGAGCACGGCTTCCGCGGCTCCGCGCAGGCCGGCGGCAGCGAGGGCACCGGCGTCGACGCGCGTACCGGCATCCCGGTGTACGACGCGTACGGCGCCTCGCTGGCCCGGTGGGAAGCGATGTTCACCGAGGCGGGGGTGGACACGGTGGTCTTCGACATCCAGGACGTCGGGGTCCGCTTCTACACGTACATCTGGACGATGTACACCTCGATGGTCGCCGCGGCCCGGGTCGGCAGACGCTACGTCGTGCTGGACCGACCCAACCCGATCGGCGGGCGGGCCTACGGGCCGCTGATGACCACGCCGTACACCTCGGGGGTGGGTCTGAAGGAGATCATCCAGCAGCACGGGATGACCGTCGGCGAGCTGGCCCGGTTCTTCAACGCCACCTTCCTGCCCGCCGAGGCGGGGCGACCGGTCGACCTGCACGTGGTGCGGTGCCGGCACTGGAAACGCGACGACCTCGCCGCCGACACCGGCGTGCCGTGGGTGATGCCCAGCCCGAACATGCCCACTCCGGACACCGCGCTCGTCTACCCGGGCACCGGCCTGTTCGAGGGCGTCGCGTCGATCACCGAGGGGCGCGGCACGTGTCGCCCGTTCGAGCTGATCGGCGGCCTGGCGACCGACTTCGACCACCACTGGGGCGACCGGCTCAACGCCCGGAACCTGCCCGGAGTCGAGTTCCGCGAGGCGTACTTCTCGCCGACCTCCGCCGGGCAGAAGCCGGCGCTGCTCAACAAGCTCTGCGCCGGCGTGGAGGTCAAGGTCGTCGACCCGGCGGCGTACGACCCGATCCGCACCGGGGTGGCGATGCTGGTGGAGGCGCGCAAGTACCCGGCCTTCGCCTGGCGGCAGGACACGTGGGACACGGTGCGCCCGTACTGGATCGACAAGCTCACCGGCTCGCCCCGGCTGCGGACCCAGATCGACGCCGGCGCCGACGTGGACGACGTGGTCGGCGCCTGGGCCGACGAGCTGGCCACCTTCAACCGGCAGCGCCGGCCCTACCTGCTCTACTGAAGGAGTGCGGTCATGACCAGGTCGACCCGTCGTCCGCTCCGCTCACTCGCGTTCGGCCTGGCCCTGGCGGTCGTGGGTACGGCGCTGCCAGCCAGCCCGGTGGCAGCGTCGCCCCCGGCCGGTCCGCCGACCGTCACCCCCGACGACATCCAGTTCCGGCACGACACGCTGCGCCGCGGCGACGCCCGCCAGGTCGGCCTGCTCCCGGAGCACGTGGACCGCCTCCCCGCCGACCTGGCCGGGTATCTCCAGCCGACGGCGGACCATCCCGGCTACCCGACGTACGCCGGCGCGGTGGTCCTGGCCGCCAAGGACGGCGTGATCGTCCAGCACGCCGCCGTGGGCAAGGCCGTGCGCTACGCCTCGGTCGGGCCACCGCCCGGCCTGGTCGGTGTGGAACTCCCCGCCGACCAGCAGATCGCGACCCGGCCGGACACCATCTACGACCTGGCCTCGGTGTCGAAGCTGTTCACCACGATCGTCGCCATGCAGCAGGTGGAGCGGGGTCGGGTGCAGCTCGACGTGCCGGTCGCCCGGTACGTCCCGGAGTTCGCCGCTGGCGGCAAGGCGACGGTCACGGTTCGGATGCTGCTCACCCACACGTCGGGTCTGCCCGCGTTCGTGCCACTGTGGAGCAGGTATCCGACGCCGGCCGAGCGGTTCGCCGCCGCGCTCGCCACGCCACTGGCGGCCGGCGCCACGCCCGGTTCCCGGTACGTCTACTCCGACCTCGGGCTGATCGCGCTGGGCGTACTGCTGGAACGGGTCACCGGCCGCCCGCTGGCCGACCTGGTCCGCGACGGCGTGACCGGGCCGCTGGGCATGACCGACACCGGCTACAACCCCGGTCCGGAGCGACGGTCACGGATCGCCGCGACCGAATACCAGGCGTACGCCGGGCGCGGCATGGTGTGGGGCGAGGTGCACGACGAGAACGCCTGGTCGCTCGGCGGGGTGGCCGGGCACGCGGGAGTCTTCTCCACCGCTGCCGACCTGGCCGTGCTCTGCCAGTCACTGCTCAACGGCGGCGAGTACCGTGGCCGCCGGATCCTGCTGTCGGACACGGTGCGCGCGATGCTGGTCAACTACAACGCGCCGCTGGAGTCGGCCTACCCGGAGAGCGACCGCGGCCTCGGCTTCGAACTGAACAAGCACTGGTACATGATGGGGCTGTCCTCGCCGGTGGGCTTCGGGCACACCGGCTTCACCGGAACGTCGATCGTCATCGACCCGCTGTCGCACTCGTTCGTCGTCATGCTCAGCAACCGGGTGCACCCCGACCGGGGCTGGGGCAGCAACAACGTGGCCCGGCGGGCGGTGGCACGGGACCTCGCGGAGGCGATGCCGGTGCGGCCGCGCTCGGCCAGCGCCTGGCGGGCCGATCCACGGGACTCCGCGACAAGCACACTCACGGCGCCGCTGCGCCGTCCCGCGCGGGGCGCCACGGCGAGCTTCCTGCTCTGGTACGACACCGAGCCCCGCTACGACAGCGCCCGATTCGAGGTCTCCACCGACGGGGGCCAGACCTGGGCGCCGACGACGATGCGGCTACGCGACGCCGGCCGACGGTGGAGCGCCGACGGCACCGTCACCGGCTACGGAGGCCGGGTCTGGTGGCAGGTCTCCGTGACGTTGCCCGACCAGGCCACCCACCTGCGATGGAGCAGCAGCACCGACGGCTCCGGTCAGGGGCGCGGCGTCTACGTCGACCGGGTCGTCGCGGCCGACCGGTACGGCCTGCTCTTCTCCGGCGAGGGCGCCGACGCCTCCCGGCTCGTCGCCGACGGGTGGTCACCCGCACGAAGCTGAGCCGAATCACGTTGCGGCGGCCGGCGGGCGCTGCGAGGGTCGACGGGTGACAGGGACGAACGGTGCCGACGTGCGGGATGCGGCCGCGGAGATGACCCTCGTGCTCGACCCGCACCGGGAGCGGGACTGGTCGGTGTCGGCCGGCACGCTGACCTGGAGCTGCTGGACCACGGCGGCCCACGTGGCGCACGACCTGCTCGGGTACGCCGGGCAGGTCACCGGCCGGCCCGACGACGGCTACCTGCCGTACGACCTGCGGGTCTCCCCCGACGCGACGCCGGCGCAGGTGCTGACCGTGGTGCGTGCCTGCGCCGGACTGCTCGCCGCCGCGGTCGACACGGCGCCGCCGGAGACCCGGGCCTGGCACTTCGGCCCGTGCGACCCGGCCGGTTTCGCCGCGATGGGAGTGGCCGAGACCCTGCTGCACACCCACGACATCACCCTCGGTCTCGGTGTGCCGTGGCTGCCGCCGCAACGGCTGAGCACCCTGGTGCTGCGGCGGCTCTTCCCGGACGCCCCGGCCGGCGCCGCACCCGAGGTGCTGCTGTGGCTGACCGGCCGTGGTGAACTGCCCGGACGGGCGCGGCGTACCTCATGGACCTGGCGCGCCGCGCTGGACTGACCGAAGCTCAGCGCACCGAGGAAGCGGCCAGCGAGTGCCGGTGGCCGTCGCGGGGGAACGGCGGATACGCCGGCAGCACCTCCTGGAAGACGTAGCCGCTCTTCTCCGCCACCCGGCAGGAGGCCGGGTTGTCCACCTGGTGCAGCAGGTCGAGGCGCTCCAGCTCGGTGAACTGCTCGAACGCCCACCTGCTCAGCGCGGTGACCGCGCGCGGGGCGACGCCCCGACCGCGCGCCCACGCCGCCGTCCAGTAGCCGACCTCGGCCGCCGGCCCTGCCGGCGTGACCCGCTTGAGCACCGCTTGCGCCACAAGCCGTCGACAGTCCACGCCGTCCTCCAGCACGGCGAAGCTGAACCGCCGGCCGTCGTCCCAGTCCCGCCGCGTCCGCTTCAGCCACTGGCCCTTGTCGGCGTCGGTCACCGGGTAGCGGGTCCACCGTTGCAGCACCGGATCCCGGTACGCCTCCACCAGCGCATCCAGGTCGTCGTCACGCCAGGGGCGCAGGACGAGGCCCGGCGCCGAAGGGGTGGTCAACGCGCGCAGCTCGATCGACATCCGCACAGTCTGCCGTCACCGGCCCGGTCGCGACGACCCGCCCGGCGGCTACGACGCCCGCCGCCACGGCAGCCACGCCCACCGGGACCGGCGCGTCGGTGCGACGGCGGGCGCAGGCGGGGCCTCGACGGTGGGTGTCCGGGGGCCGTTCGGGGCGTGCTCGGTACGCCAGCGGCGGACCACCTCGTCGGCGTTCACCGGCCGCACCGCCACCCGGGGGCCCTCGGGGTTACGCAGCCAGGCCACGATCTGGGCGTTCAACTGCCCCACGAAGTCCCGGACGGACTGCTCGGTGGGCAGGTCACGGACCTCGGCGGGGAGCTGCTCGATGCGCCGGCGCAGTTGCAGCGGTGTGGGCAGCAGCAGGTCGCTGGGGAGTGCCTCGCGCTCCAGGAAACTCTTGATCCACCACGACTCGTCGTACGGCATTCCGCGGCCGGGGATCGGCTTGCCCATGCCGGGCAGGTCGTCGAACTCGCCGCGTTGCACGGCCCCCTGGATCTGCGCCTCCACAGCCGCTTCCCACGCTTCGGTCACCCTGCGGCACCTCCCTGGCCACCGTAACGCGCCGCCTCCGACCGGCGGTGCGCACCGAAACGGGTCAGCGCGCCCGGGCCGGCGACCATTCCCGTCGCCGCCCGCGCGGCGTGGTTTCCGCCAGAGCGTCCGGTTCCGGGCGGACGGGCCACCGTCTGCCAGGTGGCCCTGGGCCGGGCTGGCCGCCCGGTCTACGGTCGATGCGGGTGTCATTGCAACGGGGGGTCGTCGTGGTGGGTGCGGGTGCAGTGCTGGGTATCGCGCTGGTGGCGTTGGGGCTGGTGCTCACGCCCGGCCCGAACATGGTCTATCTGGTCTCCCGCTCGGTGGCGCAGGGCCGCCGCGCCGGGATGGTCTCGCTGCTCGGGGTGGCCGCCGGATTCGGCGTCTACCTGGCCGCGGCGGTCGCCGGGCTGGCCGCCGTCTTCGTCCTGGTGCCGGCGCTGTACGCGGTGGTGAAGCTGGCCGGGGCCGGCTACCTGCTCTGGCTGGCCTGGCGGACGCTGCGCCCGGGTGGGCACTCCCCGTTCACGCCCGCGCCGCTGCCGCCGGACCGGGCCCGACGGCTGTTCACCATGGGCCTGGTCACCAACCTGCTCAACCCGAAGATCGCCATCCTCTACGTCTCGCTGCTGCCGCAGTTCGTCGATCCCGCGCGGGGGCACGTGGCGGCGCAGAGCCTGCTGCTGGGCCTGACCCAGATCGCCGTCGCGCTGAGCGTGAACGCGCTGATCGTGCTCAGCGCCGGCGCGTTGGCCGGATTCTTCGCCCGCCGGCCAGCCTGGCTGCGGGTGCAGCAGTGGGTGACCGGCACGGCCCTCGCGGCGCTGGCCGTCCGGATCGCCACCGACCGCTCCCGCGCGGCGATCGCCACGCCCTGAGCCGGGCGCTCAGTCGCCCAGGTCGCGGTGCCGGCGGACCATCCCGGCGGCCAGCGGCGCGGCGTCCAGGTCGCCGGCGGCGAGCCGGGCGGTGAGGGTACGACGCACCAGCCGGTCGGCCAGCGCGGGCGCGTGCCGGCCGACGGCCATCTCCAGGCGCCCGCGCGTGGTGGTCGCCACGTCCCGGGGTGCCCGTCGGGCGGTGGCGGCGCGCAGGATCGCCGCGACGACTCCCTCGACGGGCTCCGGCCGGGACACCCCCCGCAGGGACAGGCCGGCCTCGGCGGTGCTGTCGTGGATCGGTGAGGCC
Above is a window of Micromonospora coriariae DNA encoding:
- a CDS encoding tetratricopeptide repeat protein, whose protein sequence is MDNQPTPDPTMTRIGEAVQVGRSGQKALARDALTALWDEVGPTGDAFHRCTLAHYLADLQDTTEAELSWDERALAAVSDLTDERAQRYLSSLQVQAFLPSLYLNLADCHRRLGNPAQAREHLARASEHLVHLSDDPYGEAIRAAIREFAADDPTDARR
- a CDS encoding glycoside hydrolase family 3 protein, with the translated sequence MQTRLVTATAWVTTLAATLAPVPAHATTPAHPPTGEHGWVTSTLRHMSLEQKVGQLFSTYVYGGDATEPTAADRAANLAAFGVETPAEVIQRYHLGGVCYFSWSHNLDSPRQIATLSNGLQRAALGDGAKGRVPLLISTDQEQGTVLRMPSPAAQFPGAMALGAARSTRDARTAADITGRELRAVGIRQPYAPIADVNVNAGNPVIGVRSFGADPRLVADLTAAQVTGFQDDARLTAVAKHFPGHGDTATDSHTGLPVINHSRAEWDRIDAPPFRRAISAGVESIMTAHIVVPALDPSGDPATLSPTILTGVLRGELGFRGVIVTDALNMAGVRAKYGDERVPVLALKAGADQLLMPPDLALARDAVLRAVATGELTERRIDESVRRILGMKYRQGLAHSPLVDVERAVRTVGAPEHLAAVARVTDPTLTAVRNDAGVLPLPRADRSVLVTGWDSAAFTPVATVAAGFTTRGARATARPATLPSDAVIAATATQAAEHDLTVVLVNKAWDTTVTDPRATQQRLVAALLATGKPVVVVAVRDPYDIAYLPGVTTYLATYSYTRAAMDALVRALHGELSPSGRLPVTIPTAEGTGSVLYPYGHGLSW
- a CDS encoding exo-beta-N-acetylmuramidase NamZ family protein, giving the protein MQRRNFLVGTGALGAGALGVGAAVTPAVASPRGRRVRTGLDELVSSGFAELAGQRVGVVSNPTGVDAAYRHLVDLMHGSGRVQLVAAFGPEHGFRGSAQAGGSEGTGVDARTGIPVYDAYGASLARWEAMFTEAGVDTVVFDIQDVGVRFYTYIWTMYTSMVAAARVGRRYVVLDRPNPIGGRAYGPLMTTPYTSGVGLKEIIQQHGMTVGELARFFNATFLPAEAGRPVDLHVVRCRHWKRDDLAADTGVPWVMPSPNMPTPDTALVYPGTGLFEGVASITEGRGTCRPFELIGGLATDFDHHWGDRLNARNLPGVEFREAYFSPTSAGQKPALLNKLCAGVEVKVVDPAAYDPIRTGVAMLVEARKYPAFAWRQDTWDTVRPYWIDKLTGSPRLRTQIDAGADVDDVVGAWADELATFNRQRRPYLLY
- a CDS encoding serine hydrolase domain-containing protein, with the translated sequence MTRSTRRPLRSLAFGLALAVVGTALPASPVAASPPAGPPTVTPDDIQFRHDTLRRGDARQVGLLPEHVDRLPADLAGYLQPTADHPGYPTYAGAVVLAAKDGVIVQHAAVGKAVRYASVGPPPGLVGVELPADQQIATRPDTIYDLASVSKLFTTIVAMQQVERGRVQLDVPVARYVPEFAAGGKATVTVRMLLTHTSGLPAFVPLWSRYPTPAERFAAALATPLAAGATPGSRYVYSDLGLIALGVLLERVTGRPLADLVRDGVTGPLGMTDTGYNPGPERRSRIAATEYQAYAGRGMVWGEVHDENAWSLGGVAGHAGVFSTAADLAVLCQSLLNGGEYRGRRILLSDTVRAMLVNYNAPLESAYPESDRGLGFELNKHWYMMGLSSPVGFGHTGFTGTSIVIDPLSHSFVVMLSNRVHPDRGWGSNNVARRAVARDLAEAMPVRPRSASAWRADPRDSATSTLTAPLRRPARGATASFLLWYDTEPRYDSARFEVSTDGGQTWAPTTMRLRDAGRRWSADGTVTGYGGRVWWQVSVTLPDQATHLRWSSSTDGSGQGRGVYVDRVVAADRYGLLFSGEGADASRLVADGWSPARS
- a CDS encoding maleylpyruvate isomerase N-terminal domain-containing protein — protein: MTGTNGADVRDAAAEMTLVLDPHRERDWSVSAGTLTWSCWTTAAHVAHDLLGYAGQVTGRPDDGYLPYDLRVSPDATPAQVLTVVRACAGLLAAAVDTAPPETRAWHFGPCDPAGFAAMGVAETLLHTHDITLGLGVPWLPPQRLSTLVLRRLFPDAPAGAAPEVLLWLTGRGELPGRARRTSWTWRAALD
- a CDS encoding GNAT family N-acetyltransferase, whose translation is MSIELRALTTPSAPGLVLRPWRDDDLDALVEAYRDPVLQRWTRYPVTDADKGQWLKRTRRDWDDGRRFSFAVLEDGVDCRRLVAQAVLKRVTPAGPAAEVGYWTAAWARGRGVAPRAVTALSRWAFEQFTELERLDLLHQVDNPASCRVAEKSGYVFQEVLPAYPPFPRDGHRHSLAASSVR
- a CDS encoding DnaJ family domain-containing protein gives rise to the protein MTEAWEAAVEAQIQGAVQRGEFDDLPGMGKPIPGRGMPYDESWWIKSFLEREALPSDLLLPTPLQLRRRIEQLPAEVRDLPTEQSVRDFVGQLNAQIVAWLRNPEGPRVAVRPVNADEVVRRWRTEHAPNGPRTPTVEAPPAPAVAPTRRSRWAWLPWRRAS
- a CDS encoding LysE family translocator; the protein is MVGAGAVLGIALVALGLVLTPGPNMVYLVSRSVAQGRRAGMVSLLGVAAGFGVYLAAAVAGLAAVFVLVPALYAVVKLAGAGYLLWLAWRTLRPGGHSPFTPAPLPPDRARRLFTMGLVTNLLNPKIAILYVSLLPQFVDPARGHVAAQSLLLGLTQIAVALSVNALIVLSAGALAGFFARRPAWLRVQQWVTGTALAALAVRIATDRSRAAIATP